A window from Betta splendens chromosome 1, fBetSpl5.4, whole genome shotgun sequence encodes these proteins:
- the fam184b gene encoding protein FAM184B isoform X1: MASGAGKATQPPGPPSALNGTAAEFPNIEQELYDYQMHSKMCKKIAQLTKVIYSLNMRNEEQEAALQALSHAHHQELHRILMETCQEGEGSALRTRLLELQDSLDEQQRVGAQVQADFEIFRIQAEERERETEAELRKEFEERLQAAEEELQEAKAQISDAQKENLELSEELEKAERQIQELDTKCGELQKAADEEKKRNEERQREDGEKNKQEQERRTEDCEDLDRVGVLLEEVKALKEQRDQAEEEKRRAVADERGRWEQRMNEEKEEMRKKMEAEWREERQKREEREEEEKKGMHSALRERVKRAEAEVESHLERLAESKRNTVKLQERIQDLEEELELDRRCVSEAEGVAKRAEEELAVAKERLLLQEDELQSRAEELLNRGGCEVCVCTEVEELRSQVSRLQSRNRELELQSSGRNSDHARQIRQHAEALSSLRSEMVRAQTEELRRIQKHADDERDKLQAAIERERENVRKEREQEREQLEKDRGRLHREREEEREATHKEVEEVKERLRREKEEEVERLRKELEVERVRVRAQLDKNIEAERANVQQKLEEEKRRLVEKAEEDRKRLKEQVRKAIEEVMRRHAAELHSVQEALSSEKRTNHEVCARLEGERRTGEELRSSLEREKEELRAKLKDATKEICRLESVIQQQDRKDKAAPDAAAACGPQCSHLEEELHQTRGQLTRLQEEADRQRDKQHRELAALRADKHRLEDKVLEQSRLNAERSLLEQSQRHTEDRIRAECEDRLRAEFRIEMNAAVAESEQRWQSREQELQTQVSELQGQVDELQSQEETKKACQEDDSHGNPEIDKLRKEVQETKEINKKLRDLLQEPQTQSQSLAEEKQSHAMALQALERQAKEDLLSERNRLQTLHHLELDKQRAELTQQYTEWSRQMTQRHMQQIEDLQAQLQAHTQMMALQQDLKQQNQNQVFERQLDESRCAMLELQRENTTLKKQLKERSIQEKPEPEEKEEESADMRKKRDAQLEEEAQRLKEEVEKLRVEMEKLEESQKHWEERKEEDIKEEEMDEEKRKEREEEKRREEVEEIRREHKREMQNLVSEYSSAQTNLQARIVALENELREREERCRRREPRCDDLQLGRLQERLTERDQLIKRLVEERHQLQLHPPVAGDNSTLRLRDSKSRPGSVTPTMRKRGESPPRVTSIPGGGSSGGSYDRSVFLPHSSSSSSSSSSVQQHSSSTLPHQSSSHPQAAPHYSTSSLPHKHTSLSLGQHSSPSLPRPARARTSCIPPTPAPTAPLPVCPSAQTGIRYVYPSCQEPHAHLQAQSIRGPFLEPRGTEGLKQEWFTKYFSF; this comes from the exons ATGGCCTCGGGCGCCGGTAAAGCCACACAGCCCCCCGGGCCCCCCTCCGCTCTTAACGGGACTGCGGCAGAGTTCCCGAACATCGAGCAGGAGCTGTACGACTACCAGATGCACAGCAAGATGTGCAAGAAGATCGCTCAGCTCACCAAG GTGATTTATTCTCTGAACATGAggaatgaggagcaggaggcggccCTGCAGGCCTTGAGCCACGCTCatcaccaggagctgcaccgcATCCTGATGGAGACGTGTCAGGAGGGGGAGGGCTCGGCGCTGAGGACGCggctcctggagctgcaggactcTCTGGACGAGCAGCAGCGCGTCGGCGCCCAG GTGCAGGCAGACTTTGAGATTTTTCGCATCCAGGCGGAGGAAAGAGAGCGTGAAACGGAGGCAGAGCTGAGGAAGGAGTTCGAGGAgaggctccaggctgcagaggaggagcttCAGGAGGCCAAGGCCCAGATCAGCGATGCCCAGAAGGAGAACCTGGAGCTGAgcgaagaactggagaaggcagAGCGGCAGATCCAGGAGCTGGATACCAAATGTGGAGAGCTGCAAAAAGCTGCCGacgaggagaagaagaggaacgAGGAGCGACAACGAGAGGATGGGGAGAAAAAtaaacaggagcaggagaggcgaACGGAGGACTGTGAAGACCTGGACAGGGTGGGAGTCCTCTTAGAGGAGGTGAAGGCGCTGAAGGAGCAGAGGGATCAGgcggaggaagaaaagaggcgAGCGGTGGCAGACGAGCGGGGGCGTTGGGAGCAAaggatgaatgaggagaaggaggaaatgaggaagaagatggaggccgaatggagggaggagcggcagaagcgggaggagagggaggaggaggagaagaaaggaatGCACAGCGCGCTCAGAGAAAGAGTGAAGAGGGCTGAGGCCGAGGTGGAAAGTCACCTGGAGCGGCTGGCGGAAAGCAAGAGGAACACAGTCAAGCTGCAGGAGCGGATACAG gacctggaggaggagctggagctggaccggAGGTGTGTGTCGGAGGCCGAGGGCGTAGCTAagcgggcggaggaggagctggcggTCGCCAAGGAgcggctcctgctgcaggaggacgagctgcagagcagagcag aagaACTGCTGAACCGCGGCGgctgtgaggtgtgtgtgtgcactgaggtggaggagctgaggagccagGTGAGCCGtctgcagagcaggaacagggagctggagctTCAGAGCAGTGGCAGGAACAGTGACCACGCGCGGCAAATACGGCAG CACGCCGAGGCCCTGTCCAGCCTGCGTTCAGAGATGGTGAGAGCCCAGACTGAGGAGCTGCGTCGCATCCAGAAGCACGCGGACGACGAGAGAGACAAGCTACAGGCGGCGAtcgagagggagcgggagaacgTCCGcaaggagagggagcaggagcgggagcagctggagaaggaccGAGGCAGGCTgcacagggagcgggaggaggagagggaggcgacgcacaaggaggtggaggaggtcaAAGAGCGGCTGCGGagggaaaaagaggaggaggtggagcggctgcgcaaggagctggaggtggagcgggTCCGCGTCCGCGCCCAGCTGGACAAGAACATCGAGGCGGAGCGGGCCAACgtgcagcagaagctggaggaggagaagaggaggctggtggagaaggcggaggaggacaggaagcgGCTGAAGGAGCAGGTGCGCAAGGCCATAGAGGAGGTGATGAGGAGGCACGCGGCGGAGCTCCACAGCGTCCAGGAGGCCCTGAGCTCCGAGAAGAGGACCAACCACGAG GTCTGTGCGCGTTTAGAAGGGGAGAGGAGAACGGGCGAGGAGCTACGCAGCAGTCTggaaagagagaaggaggagctgagggccaAGCTAAAAGATGCTACGAAGGAG ATCTGCAGGTTGGAGTCCGTGATCCAACAGCAGGACCGCAAAGACAAGGCGGCGCCCGACGCCGCGGCCGCGTGCGGCCCGCAGTGCtctcacctggaggaggagctccacCAGACCCGAGGTCAGCTGACGCGGCTTCAGGAGGAGGCGGACAGGCAGCGGGACAAGCAGCACAGGGAGCTGGCGGCCCTGCGGGCGGACAAGCATCGGCTGGAGGACAAGGTCCTGGAGCAGAGCCGGCTGAACGCAGAGAGGagcctgctggagcagagccagCGGCACACGGAGGACCGCATCAG GGCAGAGTGCGAGGATCGTCTCAGAGCGGAGTTCAGGATAGAGATGAACGCCGCCGTCGCCGAGAGCGAGCAGCGGTGGCAGAGCcgggagcaggagctgcagacgcaggtgtctgagctgcagggtCAGGTGGACGAGCTGCAGTCCCAG gaggagacaaagaagGCGTGTCAGGAGGACGATTCCCATGGCAACCCTGAAATTGACAAGCTGAGGAAGGAGGTCCAGGAGACCAAAGAGATCAACAAGAAGCTGAGGGATCTGCTGCAG gaGCCCCAGACCCAGAGCCAGTCATTAGCTGAGGAGAAACAGAGTCATGCCATGGCTCTGCAGGCACTGGAGAGACAGGCCAAGGAAGATCTGCTGTCTGAGAGGAACAGACTACAGACGCTGCACCACCTGGAGCTAG ATAAGCAGCGCGCCGAGCTGACCCAGCAGTACACGGAGTGGAGCCGGCAGATGACCCAGAGACACATGCAGCAGATAGAAGACCTACAGGCACAGctacaggcacacacacagatgatggCCCTGCAacag GAtttgaagcagcagaaccagaatcagGTGTTCGAGCGACAGCTAGATGAGAGTCGCTGTGcgatgctggagctgcagagggagaacaCAACTCTGAAAAAGCAATTAAAGGAGAG GTCGATACAGGAAAAACCTGAAcctgaagagaaagaagaagaaagtgccgacatgaggaagaagagagacGCACAGTTGGAGGAAGAAGCACAACGCCTGAAGGAGGAGGTCGAGAAACTGAGGGTGGagatggagaagctggaggagtcacagaaacactgggaggagaggaaagaggaggacataaaggaagaggagatggacgaggagaagaggaaggaacgcgaggaggagaagcggagggaggaggtggaggagatcaGGAGGGAGCACAAGAGGGAGATGCAGAATCTGGTGTCGGAGTACAGCAGCGCCCAGACGAACCTGCAGGCTCGAATAGTGGCCCTGGAGAACGA ACTGCGCGAACGCGAGGAGCGGTGCAGGAGGCGCGAGCCCCGATGCGACGACCTGCAGCTGGGGAGGCTCCAGGAGAGGCTGACGGAGAGAGACCAGCTCATCAAACGATTGGTG GAAGAGaggcatcagctgcagctccaccctcCTGTTGCCGGGGACAACAGCACCCTCAGGCTCCGCGACAGCAAGTCCCGCCCCGGGAGCGTCACGCCAACCATGagg AAGCGCGGGGAGTCGCCCCCGCGCGTCACCAGCATTcccggcggcggcagcagcggcggcagctaCGACAGGAGCGTCTTCCTGCCCCActcctcgtcatcctcctcttcctcctcctccgtccagcagcactcctcctccaccctcccccACCAGTCCTCCTCCCATCCTCAGGCCGCCCCGCActactccacctcctcccttccGCACAAGCACAcgtccctctccctcggccagcattcctccccctccctcccccgccccGCCCGGGCCCGGACGTCCTGCATCCCCCCGACCCCCGCGCCCACTGCCCCGCTGCCCGTCTGCCCGTCGGCGCAGACGGGAATCCGATACGTGTACCCCTCCTGCCAGGAGCCCCATGCACATCTACAGGCCCAGTCAATCAG GGGTCCATTCCTGGAGCCAAGGGGGACAGAGGGCCTGAAGCAGGAGTGGTTCACCAAATACTTCTCCTTTTGA
- the fam184b gene encoding protein FAM184B isoform X3 yields the protein MASGAGKATQPPGPPSALNGTAAEFPNIEQELYDYQMHSKMCKKIAQLTKVIYSLNMRNEEQEAALQALSHAHHQELHRILMETCQEGEGSALRTRLLELQDSLDEQQRVGAQVQADFEIFRIQAEERERETEAELRKEFEERLQAAEEELQEAKAQISDAQKENLELSEELEKAERQIQELDTKCGELQKAADEEKKRNEERQREDGEKNKQEQERRTEDCEDLDRVGVLLEEVKALKEQRDQAEEEKRRAVADERGRWEQRMNEEKEEMRKKMEAEWREERQKREEREEEEKKGMHSALRERVKRAEAEVESHLERLAESKRNTVKLQERIQDLEEELELDRRCVSEAEGVAKRAEEELAVAKERLLLQEDELQSRAEELLNRGGCEVCVCTEVEELRSQVSRLQSRNRELELQSSGRNSDHARQIRQHAEALSSLRSEMVRAQTEELRRIQKHADDERDKLQAAIERERENVRKEREQEREQLEKDRGRLHREREEEREATHKEVEEVKERLRREKEEEVERLRKELEVERVRVRAQLDKNIEAERANVQQKLEEEKRRLVEKAEEDRKRLKEQVRKAIEEVMRRHAAELHSVQEALSSEKRTNHEVCARLEGERRTGEELRSSLEREKEELRAKLKDATKEICRLESVIQQQDRKDKAAPDAAAACGPQCSHLEEELHQTRGQLTRLQEEADRQRDKQHRELAALRADKHRLEDKVLEQSRLNAERSLLEQSQRHTEDRIRAECEDRLRAEFRIEMNAAVAESEQRWQSREQELQTQVSELQGQVDELQSQEETKKACQEDDSHGNPEIDKLRKEVQETKEINKKLRDLLQEPQTQSQSLAEEKQSHAMALQALERQAKEDLLSERNRLQTLHHLELDKQRAELTQQYTEWSRQMTQRHMQQIEDLQAQLQAHTQMMALQQDLKQQNQNQVFERQLDESRCAMLELQRENTTLKKQLKERSIQEKPEPEEKEEESADMRKKRDAQLEEEAQRLKEEVEKLRVEMEKLEESQKHWEERKEEDIKEEEMDEEKRKEREEEKRREEVEEIRREHKREMQNLVSEYSSAQTNLQARIVALENELREREERCRRREPRCDDLQLGRLQERLTERDQLIKRLVEERHQLQLHPPVAGDNSTLRLRDSKSRPGSVTPTMRRGESPPRVTSIPGGGSSGGSYDRSVFLPHSSSSSSSSSSVQQHSSSTLPHQSSSHPQAAPHYSTSSLPHKHTSLSLGQHSSPSLPRPARARTSCIPPTPAPTAPLPVCPSAQTGIRYVYPSCQEPHAHLQAQSIRGPFLEPRGTEGLKQEWFTKYFSF from the exons ATGGCCTCGGGCGCCGGTAAAGCCACACAGCCCCCCGGGCCCCCCTCCGCTCTTAACGGGACTGCGGCAGAGTTCCCGAACATCGAGCAGGAGCTGTACGACTACCAGATGCACAGCAAGATGTGCAAGAAGATCGCTCAGCTCACCAAG GTGATTTATTCTCTGAACATGAggaatgaggagcaggaggcggccCTGCAGGCCTTGAGCCACGCTCatcaccaggagctgcaccgcATCCTGATGGAGACGTGTCAGGAGGGGGAGGGCTCGGCGCTGAGGACGCggctcctggagctgcaggactcTCTGGACGAGCAGCAGCGCGTCGGCGCCCAG GTGCAGGCAGACTTTGAGATTTTTCGCATCCAGGCGGAGGAAAGAGAGCGTGAAACGGAGGCAGAGCTGAGGAAGGAGTTCGAGGAgaggctccaggctgcagaggaggagcttCAGGAGGCCAAGGCCCAGATCAGCGATGCCCAGAAGGAGAACCTGGAGCTGAgcgaagaactggagaaggcagAGCGGCAGATCCAGGAGCTGGATACCAAATGTGGAGAGCTGCAAAAAGCTGCCGacgaggagaagaagaggaacgAGGAGCGACAACGAGAGGATGGGGAGAAAAAtaaacaggagcaggagaggcgaACGGAGGACTGTGAAGACCTGGACAGGGTGGGAGTCCTCTTAGAGGAGGTGAAGGCGCTGAAGGAGCAGAGGGATCAGgcggaggaagaaaagaggcgAGCGGTGGCAGACGAGCGGGGGCGTTGGGAGCAAaggatgaatgaggagaaggaggaaatgaggaagaagatggaggccgaatggagggaggagcggcagaagcgggaggagagggaggaggaggagaagaaaggaatGCACAGCGCGCTCAGAGAAAGAGTGAAGAGGGCTGAGGCCGAGGTGGAAAGTCACCTGGAGCGGCTGGCGGAAAGCAAGAGGAACACAGTCAAGCTGCAGGAGCGGATACAG gacctggaggaggagctggagctggaccggAGGTGTGTGTCGGAGGCCGAGGGCGTAGCTAagcgggcggaggaggagctggcggTCGCCAAGGAgcggctcctgctgcaggaggacgagctgcagagcagagcag aagaACTGCTGAACCGCGGCGgctgtgaggtgtgtgtgtgcactgaggtggaggagctgaggagccagGTGAGCCGtctgcagagcaggaacagggagctggagctTCAGAGCAGTGGCAGGAACAGTGACCACGCGCGGCAAATACGGCAG CACGCCGAGGCCCTGTCCAGCCTGCGTTCAGAGATGGTGAGAGCCCAGACTGAGGAGCTGCGTCGCATCCAGAAGCACGCGGACGACGAGAGAGACAAGCTACAGGCGGCGAtcgagagggagcgggagaacgTCCGcaaggagagggagcaggagcgggagcagctggagaaggaccGAGGCAGGCTgcacagggagcgggaggaggagagggaggcgacgcacaaggaggtggaggaggtcaAAGAGCGGCTGCGGagggaaaaagaggaggaggtggagcggctgcgcaaggagctggaggtggagcgggTCCGCGTCCGCGCCCAGCTGGACAAGAACATCGAGGCGGAGCGGGCCAACgtgcagcagaagctggaggaggagaagaggaggctggtggagaaggcggaggaggacaggaagcgGCTGAAGGAGCAGGTGCGCAAGGCCATAGAGGAGGTGATGAGGAGGCACGCGGCGGAGCTCCACAGCGTCCAGGAGGCCCTGAGCTCCGAGAAGAGGACCAACCACGAG GTCTGTGCGCGTTTAGAAGGGGAGAGGAGAACGGGCGAGGAGCTACGCAGCAGTCTggaaagagagaaggaggagctgagggccaAGCTAAAAGATGCTACGAAGGAG ATCTGCAGGTTGGAGTCCGTGATCCAACAGCAGGACCGCAAAGACAAGGCGGCGCCCGACGCCGCGGCCGCGTGCGGCCCGCAGTGCtctcacctggaggaggagctccacCAGACCCGAGGTCAGCTGACGCGGCTTCAGGAGGAGGCGGACAGGCAGCGGGACAAGCAGCACAGGGAGCTGGCGGCCCTGCGGGCGGACAAGCATCGGCTGGAGGACAAGGTCCTGGAGCAGAGCCGGCTGAACGCAGAGAGGagcctgctggagcagagccagCGGCACACGGAGGACCGCATCAG GGCAGAGTGCGAGGATCGTCTCAGAGCGGAGTTCAGGATAGAGATGAACGCCGCCGTCGCCGAGAGCGAGCAGCGGTGGCAGAGCcgggagcaggagctgcagacgcaggtgtctgagctgcagggtCAGGTGGACGAGCTGCAGTCCCAG gaggagacaaagaagGCGTGTCAGGAGGACGATTCCCATGGCAACCCTGAAATTGACAAGCTGAGGAAGGAGGTCCAGGAGACCAAAGAGATCAACAAGAAGCTGAGGGATCTGCTGCAG gaGCCCCAGACCCAGAGCCAGTCATTAGCTGAGGAGAAACAGAGTCATGCCATGGCTCTGCAGGCACTGGAGAGACAGGCCAAGGAAGATCTGCTGTCTGAGAGGAACAGACTACAGACGCTGCACCACCTGGAGCTAG ATAAGCAGCGCGCCGAGCTGACCCAGCAGTACACGGAGTGGAGCCGGCAGATGACCCAGAGACACATGCAGCAGATAGAAGACCTACAGGCACAGctacaggcacacacacagatgatggCCCTGCAacag GAtttgaagcagcagaaccagaatcagGTGTTCGAGCGACAGCTAGATGAGAGTCGCTGTGcgatgctggagctgcagagggagaacaCAACTCTGAAAAAGCAATTAAAGGAGAG GTCGATACAGGAAAAACCTGAAcctgaagagaaagaagaagaaagtgccgacatgaggaagaagagagacGCACAGTTGGAGGAAGAAGCACAACGCCTGAAGGAGGAGGTCGAGAAACTGAGGGTGGagatggagaagctggaggagtcacagaaacactgggaggagaggaaagaggaggacataaaggaagaggagatggacgaggagaagaggaaggaacgcgaggaggagaagcggagggaggaggtggaggagatcaGGAGGGAGCACAAGAGGGAGATGCAGAATCTGGTGTCGGAGTACAGCAGCGCCCAGACGAACCTGCAGGCTCGAATAGTGGCCCTGGAGAACGA ACTGCGCGAACGCGAGGAGCGGTGCAGGAGGCGCGAGCCCCGATGCGACGACCTGCAGCTGGGGAGGCTCCAGGAGAGGCTGACGGAGAGAGACCAGCTCATCAAACGATTGGTG GAAGAGaggcatcagctgcagctccaccctcCTGTTGCCGGGGACAACAGCACCCTCAGGCTCCGCGACAGCAAGTCCCGCCCCGGGAGCGTCACGCCAACCATGagg CGCGGGGAGTCGCCCCCGCGCGTCACCAGCATTcccggcggcggcagcagcggcggcagctaCGACAGGAGCGTCTTCCTGCCCCActcctcgtcatcctcctcttcctcctcctccgtccagcagcactcctcctccaccctcccccACCAGTCCTCCTCCCATCCTCAGGCCGCCCCGCActactccacctcctcccttccGCACAAGCACAcgtccctctccctcggccagcattcctccccctccctcccccgccccGCCCGGGCCCGGACGTCCTGCATCCCCCCGACCCCCGCGCCCACTGCCCCGCTGCCCGTCTGCCCGTCGGCGCAGACGGGAATCCGATACGTGTACCCCTCCTGCCAGGAGCCCCATGCACATCTACAGGCCCAGTCAATCAG GGGTCCATTCCTGGAGCCAAGGGGGACAGAGGGCCTGAAGCAGGAGTGGTTCACCAAATACTTCTCCTTTTGA